One Cumulibacter soli genomic window, TGCGCTCGGTATCGTGCACCGCGACGTCAAACCGGGCAACCTGCTGCTCAGCGCACAGGACGAAGCACTGCTCAGTGACTTCGGGATCGCTCGCGCCGACGGCGATCCGCACGTCACCGCCGAGGGCTTCATCACGGGCACTCCGGCGTACCTGCCGCCGGAGGTCGTTCGCGGTCGGCCGGCCGGACCGGCTGCCGACGCGTGGGGTCTCGGCGCGACACTGTTCCACGCCGTGGAGGGGTATCTACCGTTTGGCGATGGACCCACGCTGGTCTTGCTACAGCGCATCGGCAACGCGCAGCGCGAGCCGATGCGCGCAGCGGGACCTCTCGCGGGGGTCATCGACGGATTGATGGCTGCCGATGAAGCCCGCCGGATGACTGCGCTGCAGGCGGTCGACGCGTTGGACGACGTACTACGCAAACTCGCGCAGCAGCCGCTTGGCCGTGCCCGGATGGAGGCTGCGGAGACCGTTCGCGCGTTGGCGCCGCCGACCCGGATGCCGCCGCCGTCCACCACCCCCCGCGGTGGCGATCCCGCGCCCGCTTCCGCTGATGCAGTAGCCGCACAGGGCGCCGAAGCACCGACGAATCCGCGAGCCCGAACCCGGGCGCAAGCCCCGCGGCGCTCTCCGTGGTGGTTAGTCGCAATCGTCGGCGTGGTGATGCTCGCGGCGGGCTACGGCCTGCGGTGGGTCACCGAACCGGCCACCGAGGCCGGCGGATCCGGCACCGAGTCAATTCAGGATGCCTCCGGCGACGGCGATTCGTCCGAGTCGCCCGACGAGTCACTATCGCCAGCCGAGCAGGCCGAGGAGGTCGTCACGCAGGTCCTCGTCGGCGGCGCGGAGGATCCCGAGGCCGCGTGGGAGTTGATCGCGCCCGAACTACAACAAACCCTCAGCGGCGGGCACGACGGCTTCATCTCGTTCTTCGAGCAGATCGAATCACCGCAGTTGTCGTCACTGCATTGCGGCGAAGACCTCGTGTGCTCGATCACCTGGGACTACTTCACCAGCACGGGACATACCTCGCGCTCAACGCTGGTGTACGTCGGCGACAGCGACGGCGAACTCAAACTGGTCGACTCCAACTCGGCAGAACTCTTCGTGCTCTAAAAGAGGATGTCGCCGGTAATACTGTTCGCGCCGACGGGATCCGCGTCGCATGTGAGATTTTGTGCCTATACGGCACATCAACTCACAGTTGATATGCGGTTTCGCGGTCGCTCGACACGAAACCGAGGGACTCACTGATTATGCGGCGGGCTCGAGTCGAATGACGATCGACTTACTGGTCGGCGTATTGGAGTCGATGGCCGTGGAATCCAGCGGAACCAGCATGTTCGTCTCCGGGAAGTACGCCGCCGCGCACCCCCGAGCAGTGTCGTACGCGACGACACGAAACCCGTCGGCCCGCCGTTCTATACCGTCACGGAACTCCGAAACCAGGTTGACGACATCGCCGTCGGCGAATCCCAACGCTCTCAGGTCATCAAGGTTCACCAGCACTACCTTACGGCCGCCGTGAATTCCCCGATATCGATCCTCGTTCCCATACACAGTCGTGTTGTACTGATCGTGCGAACGCAACGTCTGCAGGAGTAACCGCCCCTCCGGCACCTCGGGCCACCACAGCTCACTCGTCGTGAAGCTCGCCTTCGAGGACGACGTAGTGAAGGTCCGAACGTCGTGCGGGCCGTGCGGCAGTTTGAAACCGCCGGGCTCGGCGACTCGCTCCTCGTAGTCGGTAAACCCCGGGACGACCCGCGAGATGTGCTCGCGAATCTTTGCATAATCGGCTTCCAGCCCCGACCAGTCCGCTACCGGCGCTCCGGCGATCGCGCTTCCCGCGGAATCGTCGAAGAGTTTCGCGGAGAGCCGAGCGACGATCGCGACCTCCGACAGCAAGTCACCCTTCGGAGGGGTCAGCCGCCCTTGAGATGCATGCACCATGGACATGGAATCTTCGACGGTGACGCGCTGGAGCCCCGAGGCCTGCCGATCGGCATCGGATCGTCCCAAGGTCGGCAGAATCAGCGCCGTACTGCCCGGCGCAAGATGCGAATGATTCAGCTTCGTCGACACCTGCACGGTCATAGCACAAGATCGCAGCGCTGCTTCAGTCACCGCGGTGTCCGGTGAGGCCTTGAGGAAGTTGCCGCCCATCGCCATGAAGAGGTCGACCTTGCCGTCGCGCATCGCGCGGATCGTGTTCACGGTGTCGTAGCCGTGCTCGCGCGGACTGGTGAAGGAGAACTCGGCGTCCAGCCGATCCAGGAAGGGCTCGGGCATCTTCTCGAAAATGCCCATCGTCCGATCGCCCTGGACGTTGGAATGTCCACGCACCGGCAACAGCCCGGCACCCTCTCGGCCCAGGTTTCCCTGTAGCAGCACGACGTTCACGATTTCTTTGATCGTCGGTACGGCGTGACGGTGTTGGGTCAGCCCCATCGCCCACGCAACTATCGTGCGGTTCGAGGCGAGCAACAGTTCACCGATGACGCGAATCTCGGACTCGCTCAGCCCGGACGCCTGCTCGATCGCCGTCCAGGACGTCGATCGCAAGTTCTCCAGATATTGCTCGATTCCGTCGGTGTAGCGCTCGATGAAATCGTGATCGAAAACGCTGCTCATGCCGAGGGTACGGCGTCCGGCGCGCTCGGCCTCGTCCAGGACTTTCCCCAATCCCTGGAATAGCGCGAGATCACCACCGAGCTTGATCTGCAGGTGGTGATCGGCAAGTACGGTGCCTCGCCCGGCGATACCGCGGACCGTTTGCGGATTGCGATAGCGAGTCAGACCCGCTTCCGGCAGTGGGTTAACGGCGACGATCACCGCACCCGAACGCTTTGCCTTCTCCAAGGCAGTGAGCATCCTCGGATGGTTCGTGCCCGCATTCTGTCCAGCGATAATGATTAGTTGCGCGGTATGCACGTCGTGCAGGGTCACCGACCCTTTCCCGATGCCGATGGTCTGTCCCAGCGCCTCGCCTGAGGACTCGTGGCACATGTTGGAGCAGTCCGGCAGATTATTGGTACCGATACCGCGCACCATCAGCTGGTACAGGAAGGCCGCTTCGTTCGACGTACGACCGGACGTGTAAAAGGCGGCGCGGTTCGGATCCGGTAGGGCGCGAATCTGGTCGGCGATCCGGCTAAGGGCCGCATCCCAGGAGATTGGGCGATAGTGGTCCTCACCCGGCTCCTTGATCATCGGCTCAGTGAGGCGTCCCTGCCGATTGAGCCAATAGTCGTCGTACTGCGCAAGTTCACTGATGCTGTGCTCGGCGAAGAACTCGGGAGTAATCCGCTTGCGGGTCGCTTCGCTAGCGAGGGCTTTAGCGCCGTTCTCGCAGAACTCGGCGTGGCTTCGTTCACCGGCATCCGGATCTGGCCAGGCGCAACTCATACAGTCGAATCCGCCGACCTGGTTGAGGTTCAGCAACCCCTTCGCCCCGCGCACCGGCCCCATCTCACGCAGTACGTGCTGCATCGCATGCGCGACGCCTGGTATGCCGACCGCGCTGGTCTTGCGCTTACCAATTTTCAGTGGTTCCTCGCCCATTCCACCAGCGTAACTAGGCTATGCAAGGGCAAGGTTCGTACTGAGGGGGCATCGATGGCACGCGTGACGAAGCCGTGGCGGGTAATGCGCCTCGGCGCGGGCGTACCCGCTCGCGAACGCCCCGACGTCCTCGCCGGTGAGGAACCGCTCGAGATCCGGATCGACGGCGAACCGTTCACTGTCACTATGCGCACCCCTGGCAGCGATTTCGAACTCGTCTCGGGGTTCCTCGTCGGAGAAGGGGTCATCACGCGGCGCGAGCAAATCCGGACTATGGACTACCGCTCCGGGATTGGCGCCGACGGCTACCGCGACTACAACGTGATCGACGTGAAGCTGGCGGACGGTGCCGCACCGCCCGCCGCCTCGCAGCAGCGGCAGGTCTACACCTCCAGCAGTTGCGGCGTGTGCGGTACGGCGTCGATCGAAACGGTGCAGAAGGAATCTGCCTATCCCGTCGCTGGCGATCTTGGCGCTGTGACTCTCGCGGAATTACTCGCCCTACCGGGGCGGCTCCAGGAGAAGCAGAAGGTGTTCGGCAAGACCGGTGGGGTGCACGCCGCGGGTCTGCTGGTGGACGGGAACCTGGCCTGCGTGCGCGAGGACGTCGGCCGCCACAACGCCGTCGACAAGGTGATCGGGTGGGGGCTACTCGATGGCCGCTTGCCACTGACCGGCTCGGTGCTGCAGGTGTCGAGTCGGGCCTCGTTCGAACTCGTACAAAAATGCGCCATGGCCGGGATCCCGGTGCTGTCGGCGGTGTCTGCACCGTCAGCACTGGCCGTCGAACTCGCGGCGGATGTCGGCGTGACCGTGATCGGCTTCAACCGCGGTGACGCATTGAACGTCTATACCCGCGGCGACCGCGTCATCGAGTGAGCCGCCGCGTGGCGAACGTCGCCGCGTGAACAGGTTCGCGGCACTCGCCCGCGCCGGGCACTGGG contains:
- a CDS encoding serine/threonine-protein kinase, with the protein product MSQAPQVLAGRYRLENPIGKGGMGTVWQAHDQLLQRKVAIKQIRSSVGVDRDLETREARLAAQLRHPNAVTIHDLISADGDLWLIMDYIEGPALSSVLRHGPLPPARVARLGAQTASALAAAHALGIVHRDVKPGNLLLSAQDEALLSDFGIARADGDPHVTAEGFITGTPAYLPPEVVRGRPAGPAADAWGLGATLFHAVEGYLPFGDGPTLVLLQRIGNAQREPMRAAGPLAGVIDGLMAADEARRMTALQAVDALDDVLRKLAQQPLGRARMEAAETVRALAPPTRMPPPSTTPRGGDPAPASADAVAAQGAEAPTNPRARTRAQAPRRSPWWLVAIVGVVMLAAGYGLRWVTEPATEAGGSGTESIQDASGDGDSSESPDESLSPAEQAEEVVTQVLVGGAEDPEAAWELIAPELQQTLSGGHDGFISFFEQIESPQLSSLHCGEDLVCSITWDYFTSTGHTSRSTLVYVGDSDGELKLVDSNSAELFVL
- a CDS encoding FdhF/YdeP family oxidoreductase, whose amino-acid sequence is MGEEPLKIGKRKTSAVGIPGVAHAMQHVLREMGPVRGAKGLLNLNQVGGFDCMSCAWPDPDAGERSHAEFCENGAKALASEATRKRITPEFFAEHSISELAQYDDYWLNRQGRLTEPMIKEPGEDHYRPISWDAALSRIADQIRALPDPNRAAFYTSGRTSNEAAFLYQLMVRGIGTNNLPDCSNMCHESSGEALGQTIGIGKGSVTLHDVHTAQLIIIAGQNAGTNHPRMLTALEKAKRSGAVIVAVNPLPEAGLTRYRNPQTVRGIAGRGTVLADHHLQIKLGGDLALFQGLGKVLDEAERAGRRTLGMSSVFDHDFIERYTDGIEQYLENLRSTSWTAIEQASGLSESEIRVIGELLLASNRTIVAWAMGLTQHRHAVPTIKEIVNVVLLQGNLGREGAGLLPVRGHSNVQGDRTMGIFEKMPEPFLDRLDAEFSFTSPREHGYDTVNTIRAMRDGKVDLFMAMGGNFLKASPDTAVTEAALRSCAMTVQVSTKLNHSHLAPGSTALILPTLGRSDADRQASGLQRVTVEDSMSMVHASQGRLTPPKGDLLSEVAIVARLSAKLFDDSAGSAIAGAPVADWSGLEADYAKIREHISRVVPGFTDYEERVAEPGGFKLPHGPHDVRTFTTSSSKASFTTSELWWPEVPEGRLLLQTLRSHDQYNTTVYGNEDRYRGIHGGRKVVLVNLDDLRALGFADGDVVNLVSEFRDGIERRADGFRVVAYDTARGCAAAYFPETNMLVPLDSTAIDSNTPTSKSIVIRLEPAA
- the fdhD gene encoding formate dehydrogenase accessory sulfurtransferase FdhD, with the translated sequence MARVTKPWRVMRLGAGVPARERPDVLAGEEPLEIRIDGEPFTVTMRTPGSDFELVSGFLVGEGVITRREQIRTMDYRSGIGADGYRDYNVIDVKLADGAAPPAASQQRQVYTSSSCGVCGTASIETVQKESAYPVAGDLGAVTLAELLALPGRLQEKQKVFGKTGGVHAAGLLVDGNLACVREDVGRHNAVDKVIGWGLLDGRLPLTGSVLQVSSRASFELVQKCAMAGIPVLSAVSAPSALAVELAADVGVTVIGFNRGDALNVYTRGDRVIE